The Polycladomyces zharkentensis genome includes a window with the following:
- the gmk gene encoding guanylate kinase translates to MQFSHQKQGLLIVLSGPSGAGKGTVCARLRDFMPELTYSVSATTRKPREGEQEGVNYFFKTRDEFEEMIRNNELLEWAEYVGNYYGTPRRFVEERLAEGQDVLLEIEVQGAMQIKRRFPHGVFIFLVPPSLEELRRRIEGRGTETDEVVERRLVTAAKELDLIEHYDYVVVNDRVDAACDRIRSIIIAEHCRRERLMAIRK, encoded by the coding sequence ATGCAATTTTCCCATCAAAAACAAGGTCTTCTCATCGTACTTTCCGGCCCTTCCGGAGCGGGAAAGGGAACTGTTTGTGCGCGTTTACGCGATTTTATGCCCGAGTTGACCTATTCTGTCTCCGCCACGACGAGAAAACCGCGTGAAGGAGAACAAGAAGGGGTCAATTATTTTTTCAAGACGCGGGACGAGTTTGAAGAGATGATCCGTAACAACGAACTGTTGGAATGGGCCGAATATGTGGGGAATTACTATGGAACCCCCCGCCGTTTTGTTGAAGAGCGTCTGGCGGAAGGTCAAGACGTTCTGTTGGAAATCGAGGTACAGGGGGCCATGCAGATCAAACGACGTTTTCCCCACGGCGTGTTCATCTTTTTGGTACCCCCTTCACTGGAAGAATTGAGACGGCGGATTGAAGGAAGGGGTACGGAAACGGACGAAGTGGTCGAGCGGCGACTGGTCACCGCTGCAAAAGAACTGGATCTGATCGAACACTATGACTACGTGGTCGTCAACGACCGTGTGGATGCGGCTTGCGATCGGATTCGTTCGATCATCATCGCTGAACATTGCCGCAGAGAACGCCTCATGGCCATTCGGAAATAG
- a CDS encoding amino acid permease, whose translation MNMSLFRKKSINQLIQSSKTGKTLKKDLTAWDLTLLGIGAVIGTGIFVLTGTGALTAGPALTLSFIVAGLACAFAALCYAEFASLVPVSGSVYTYSYATLGEFVAWIIGWDLVLEYLLATSTVSVGWSGYFQSLLKGLFGFELPVELTAAPGALRDTTTYFNLPAFFIVLVITFLLARGITESKRVNNIMVIIKILVVLLFIFVGVQYVKPANWTPYMPFGYEGVFSAAALVFFAYVGFDAVAAAAEETKNPQRDLPRGLLYSLGICTLLYVVVAGIMTGIVPFKQFAQDQSHPVSLALEIAGQNWVAGFVDLGAIMGMTTVMLVMLYGQTRIFFAMSRDGLLPKKFSDVHEKYRTPYGATWFLGLIAALIGALVPLDKLAQLVNIGTLAAFTLVSFGVLVLRKTMPDAKRPFKVPGVPVVPILAILFCVFLMTRLTALTWIAFVIWLTIGLVIYFAYSRKHSVLSKAE comes from the coding sequence ATGAATATGAGTCTATTCCGGAAAAAGAGTATCAACCAGTTGATCCAGTCAAGCAAAACAGGGAAAACCCTGAAAAAGGATCTGACTGCTTGGGATCTTACGCTGCTGGGGATCGGTGCGGTCATTGGGACCGGTATTTTTGTTCTGACCGGAACCGGTGCGCTGACGGCGGGTCCGGCTTTGACCCTGTCCTTTATCGTGGCCGGTTTGGCTTGTGCATTTGCCGCCCTTTGTTACGCGGAGTTCGCTTCGCTCGTACCGGTGTCGGGTTCGGTGTACACTTACAGCTATGCCACTTTGGGTGAATTTGTGGCTTGGATCATCGGTTGGGATTTGGTGTTGGAATACTTGTTGGCGACCAGCACGGTTTCCGTCGGTTGGTCAGGATATTTCCAATCACTGTTAAAAGGCTTGTTTGGTTTTGAACTGCCGGTCGAGTTGACCGCCGCTCCCGGTGCGTTACGAGATACAACCACCTATTTCAATTTGCCCGCATTTTTTATCGTTCTGGTGATCACCTTCCTGTTGGCGCGCGGGATCACGGAGTCCAAACGGGTCAACAACATTATGGTGATTATCAAAATCCTGGTTGTGTTGCTGTTTATTTTCGTGGGTGTCCAATATGTCAAACCGGCGAACTGGACACCGTACATGCCCTTCGGGTATGAAGGTGTGTTCTCTGCAGCGGCACTGGTGTTCTTCGCTTACGTCGGGTTTGACGCCGTGGCCGCGGCCGCCGAAGAAACGAAAAATCCGCAACGGGACCTGCCGCGCGGTCTCCTTTATTCACTGGGGATCTGTACGTTGTTGTATGTCGTCGTTGCAGGTATTATGACAGGGATCGTGCCGTTCAAACAATTCGCCCAAGACCAATCTCATCCGGTTTCGCTGGCGCTGGAAATCGCGGGGCAGAACTGGGTGGCCGGATTTGTAGACCTGGGGGCCATCATGGGGATGACCACGGTCATGCTGGTGATGTTGTACGGGCAAACCCGGATTTTCTTCGCCATGTCCCGTGACGGCTTGTTACCGAAGAAGTTTTCGGATGTGCACGAAAAATATCGGACGCCGTACGGTGCCACTTGGTTTCTGGGACTGATTGCCGCGTTGATCGGTGCGTTGGTGCCGTTGGACAAGTTGGCCCAGCTGGTTAATATCGGCACATTGGCAGCGTTTACATTGGTGTCCTTCGGTGTGTTGGTCCTGCGCAAAACGATGCCGGACGCGAAACGCCCGTTTAAAGTGCCCGGAGTCCCGGTCGTTCCGATTTTGGCCATATTGTTCTGTGTCTTTCTGATGACGCGGTTGACAGCGCTCACTTGGATTGCATTCGTCATCTGGCTCACCATCGGATTGGTGATTTACTTCGCCTATTCCCGCAAGCATTCGGTGTTGAGCAAAGCGGAATAA
- a CDS encoding YicC/YloC family endoribonuclease: MTGYGRGDREKDGIRFIVEIRSVNHRFLEIMVRLPSGWMMMEDPVKKAVQSVVKRGRVDVFVTLETEDREQTAEVDWQLAQSIVDNVREMNQRLGLSGEPTAMDLLQIPQVWALREREIEPELHQSLLLEAVHEACEALLRMRQREGQALAEDLARRIGNLTRLVDQIRERAPVVVEEYRTRLRQRLSEFLSEVNIDEDRLLTEAAIFADKSDIQEELTRLESHARQFLQSLGSNEPVGRRLDFLLQEMNREVNTIGSKSGDRLISSWVVECKSELEKMKEQVQNIE, from the coding sequence ATGACTGGCTACGGTCGCGGTGATCGGGAAAAGGACGGCATTCGCTTCATCGTGGAAATCCGCTCAGTCAACCACCGGTTTTTGGAGATCATGGTCCGGTTGCCGTCAGGGTGGATGATGATGGAAGACCCCGTTAAAAAGGCGGTGCAATCCGTTGTCAAGCGGGGGCGTGTCGACGTGTTCGTCACCCTGGAGACGGAAGACCGGGAGCAAACGGCCGAAGTGGATTGGCAACTGGCGCAATCGATTGTCGATAACGTGAGGGAGATGAATCAACGCTTGGGATTGTCGGGTGAACCGACTGCCATGGATTTGTTGCAGATACCCCAGGTGTGGGCGTTGCGTGAGAGAGAAATCGAACCGGAACTTCACCAATCTCTGTTACTGGAAGCGGTTCATGAGGCTTGTGAGGCATTGCTCCGGATGCGTCAGCGGGAAGGGCAGGCGTTGGCGGAGGATCTCGCCCGCAGGATCGGCAACCTGACCCGTTTGGTGGATCAAATTCGGGAACGCGCACCGGTGGTGGTAGAGGAGTACCGTACCCGTTTGCGCCAACGATTGAGTGAGTTTTTGTCGGAAGTGAACATCGACGAAGACCGATTGCTGACGGAGGCAGCCATCTTTGCCGACAAATCGGATATCCAGGAAGAATTGACCCGGCTGGAAAGTCATGCCCGTCAGTTCCTTCAGTCGCTCGGATCAAACGAGCCGGTGGGACGTCGTCTCGATTTTCTGCTGCAAGAAATGAATCGTGAGGTGAATACGATCGGTTCCAAATCGGGCGACCGTCTGATCAGCTCCTGGGTAGTGGAGTGCAAGAGCGAGCTGGAAAAAATGAAAGAACAAGTGCAAAACATCGAGTAA
- the remA gene encoding extracellular matrix/biofilm regulator RemA encodes MGIKLINIGFGNIVSANRIISIVSPDSAPIKRIIQEARERGMLIDATYGRRTRAVIITDSDHVILSAVQPETVAHRLTSKDHHEEIVE; translated from the coding sequence TTGGGTATCAAACTGATCAACATCGGTTTTGGCAACATCGTCTCAGCCAACCGGATCATTTCCATCGTCAGCCCGGATTCCGCTCCGATCAAGCGGATCATACAGGAGGCGAGAGAACGCGGTATGTTGATTGACGCCACATACGGCAGACGTACCCGTGCGGTGATCATCACCGACAGCGATCATGTGATTTTGTCTGCCGTTCAACCGGAGACTGTGGCGCATCGTCTGACGAGTAAAGATCACCATGAGGAAATTGTCGAATAG